In Chitinophaga sp. HK235, a single window of DNA contains:
- a CDS encoding PAS domain-containing hybrid sensor histidine kinase/response regulator, which produces MTSKGKNERKILSPETGTAGEPDIFSLPIIAWLRHTNAGILVTNEKFQWQWANEIFLQHLPGPFPENAAFDELISYFRPLISGTETFEERMNTLRQEKKPFFGWEVVLENGMIVDVTYMPVFDGQHFIGSIWEVVNITRKHHVQEEIKRNEHKFRVMLNNLNAAMCETDLKGNITRVYESFCRLSGYTEEELIGKNITEVFVPEENRKFAHALRRKRLSENVPLLYDMEIALKDGSRRWVLASSANVYDRNGKIIGGAGIHMDITGQKRLQQELEDARRHAEEARHAQKDFLASMSHEIRTPLNAIIGMAHLLEETNLDPQQKEYVNILKHSSGILLGIVSDILDISRIEAGELQVNQREFNPREIIQSLRHTFELKLGRRPISITTELDANLNTWLIGDDVLLNQILINLLGNAEKFTKEGEIAIKATQESWLDNKLWVRFRVCDTGIGIKKDKLELIFRNYKQAEGDIRENYGGTGLGLAIVKQLVELLGGSIEVEDYPGYSTCFSFDLPFMDSRKPISAAGTKPGKKLKQRTFEDARVLVVEDNPMNLRYIMSLLEKYKINYQLATNGPDAKWFLNARQYDLVLMDIRIPGMNGLELTQQIRADENQPNVATPVIATTAVAMENTAATVRAAGITDILIKPYTPDQLWQIFNKYLNEEETELIMEEEVQNISGFEFHGELDVRYLTALYENNISYAADLFEIFIRTIKDEMQKLRNMVEKNDWEKTKFQVHKLKPNFAMVGLTWISAKMQELENNLRTGEPQHPEAATQLFREVVEGVEKYYPIVYEEYARMREFVNSAAHQ; this is translated from the coding sequence ATGACATCCAAAGGAAAGAATGAAAGGAAAATCCTGTCACCAGAAACCGGCACTGCGGGCGAGCCAGACATATTCTCGCTGCCTATCATTGCCTGGCTCCGGCATACTAATGCCGGCATCCTCGTGACCAATGAAAAATTCCAATGGCAATGGGCCAACGAGATATTTCTGCAACACCTGCCCGGACCTTTTCCGGAAAATGCAGCTTTCGATGAACTCATCAGCTATTTCCGGCCCCTCATCTCCGGCACGGAAACTTTTGAGGAAAGAATGAACACCCTCCGCCAGGAAAAAAAGCCCTTTTTCGGCTGGGAAGTAGTCCTCGAAAACGGTATGATCGTAGATGTCACCTACATGCCCGTCTTCGATGGACAACACTTCATCGGTAGCATCTGGGAGGTGGTCAACATCACCCGAAAACATCACGTACAGGAAGAAATCAAGCGGAATGAGCACAAATTCAGGGTGATGCTCAATAATCTCAACGCGGCCATGTGCGAAACCGACCTGAAAGGCAATATCACCCGCGTATATGAAAGCTTCTGCCGCCTGTCCGGCTATACCGAAGAAGAGCTGATCGGTAAAAATATCACGGAAGTATTTGTGCCGGAAGAAAACAGAAAATTTGCCCATGCCCTCCGCAGGAAACGCCTCTCCGAAAACGTCCCCCTGCTCTACGACATGGAAATCGCACTCAAAGACGGCTCCCGCAGATGGGTCCTCGCCAGCTCCGCCAATGTCTACGACCGAAACGGTAAAATCATCGGCGGCGCCGGTATTCACATGGACATCACCGGCCAGAAACGCCTCCAACAGGAACTCGAAGATGCCCGCCGCCACGCTGAAGAAGCCCGCCACGCCCAGAAAGACTTTCTGGCCAGTATGAGCCACGAAATACGCACTCCCCTCAATGCCATCATCGGAATGGCTCACCTCCTCGAGGAAACAAACCTCGACCCGCAGCAGAAAGAATATGTCAACATCCTCAAACATTCCTCCGGCATCCTCCTCGGCATCGTCAGCGATATCCTCGATATCTCCCGCATCGAAGCCGGCGAACTGCAGGTCAACCAACGGGAATTCAATCCCCGCGAAATAATTCAGTCACTCCGCCATACCTTTGAGCTGAAACTGGGCCGCCGGCCCATTAGCATCACCACCGAACTCGATGCTAACCTTAACACCTGGCTGATCGGTGATGACGTGTTATTGAACCAAATACTCATCAATTTGTTAGGTAATGCGGAAAAATTCACCAAAGAAGGGGAAATAGCCATTAAAGCCACCCAGGAAAGCTGGCTGGATAATAAGTTATGGGTAAGATTCCGCGTCTGCGATACCGGCATCGGCATCAAAAAGGATAAACTGGAACTGATATTCCGTAACTATAAACAGGCAGAAGGAGATATCCGCGAAAACTACGGCGGCACCGGCCTGGGCCTCGCCATCGTAAAACAGCTGGTGGAACTGCTGGGCGGCTCTATCGAAGTGGAAGACTATCCGGGATATAGTACCTGCTTCTCCTTTGACCTGCCGTTTATGGACAGCAGAAAACCAATTTCAGCCGCCGGAACAAAACCAGGTAAAAAGCTGAAACAACGTACCTTTGAAGATGCAAGGGTACTTGTGGTGGAAGATAATCCGATGAACCTGCGTTATATCATGAGCCTCCTGGAAAAATATAAAATCAACTACCAGCTGGCCACCAATGGACCCGATGCGAAATGGTTCCTCAATGCCCGGCAATACGACCTTGTCCTCATGGACATCCGTATACCTGGTATGAATGGACTGGAACTGACACAGCAGATCAGAGCAGATGAAAATCAACCAAATGTGGCTACTCCCGTGATTGCCACTACCGCTGTAGCGATGGAAAATACTGCCGCCACCGTCAGGGCCGCCGGAATAACCGATATTCTGATCAAACCATACACACCCGATCAGCTATGGCAGATCTTTAACAAATATCTCAACGAAGAAGAAACAGAACTAATAATGGAAGAAGAAGTGCAGAACATCAGCGGATTTGAGTTCCATGGGGAACTGGACGTCAGGTATCTCACAGCCCTCTATGAGAACAATATCTCCTATGCGGCTGACCTGTTTGAAATTTTTATACGAACAATTAAGGATGAAATGCAGAAGCTGCGAAATATGGTGGAAAAGAATGACTGGGAAAAAACCAAATTCCAGGTCCATAAACTCAAACCTAATTTCGCCATGGTAGGCCTCACCTGGATCAGCGCCAAAATGCAGGAACTCGAAAATAACCTCCGCACCGGCGAACCACAGCATCCCGAAGCGGCCACTCAGCTCTTCCGCGAAGTAGTAGAGGGCGTGGAAAAATACTATCCGATCGTTTATGAAGAATATGCCCGCATGCGGGAATTCGTCAACTCCGCCGCCCATCAATAG
- the mazG gene encoding nucleoside triphosphate pyrophosphohydrolase produces the protein MEKTATFNRLLQIMDDLREKCPWDRKQTIQTLRQLTIEETYELADAITDEDWKSIREELGDILLHIVFYAKIASEKQQFDINDVINGVCDKLIARHPHIYGDVKVEDEEQVKQNWEKLKLKEGKKSVLSGVPVSLPALVKAMRLQEKAKQTGFEWDNTTQVWDKVKEEVGELEEVVNTGNQDEMEAEFGDVLFSLVNYSRFINIDAENALERTNKKFQRRFQQMEALALEQGRHLNDMNLTEMDTLWNKVKAMEI, from the coding sequence ATGGAAAAGACAGCTACATTCAACAGATTGTTACAGATCATGGACGATTTAAGGGAAAAATGTCCCTGGGACCGCAAACAAACCATCCAGACACTGAGGCAACTGACCATTGAGGAAACCTATGAGCTGGCAGATGCCATCACAGATGAAGACTGGAAGTCTATCCGCGAAGAACTGGGAGATATCCTCCTGCATATCGTCTTCTACGCTAAAATAGCTTCTGAAAAACAACAATTCGATATCAACGATGTGATCAACGGCGTATGTGATAAACTGATCGCCAGACACCCGCATATTTATGGAGATGTGAAAGTGGAAGATGAAGAACAGGTAAAACAAAACTGGGAAAAACTAAAACTGAAGGAAGGTAAAAAATCCGTCCTCAGCGGAGTCCCCGTTTCACTGCCTGCCCTGGTAAAAGCCATGCGCCTCCAGGAAAAAGCCAAACAAACAGGCTTCGAATGGGACAATACCACCCAGGTATGGGACAAGGTAAAAGAAGAAGTAGGCGAACTGGAAGAAGTAGTCAACACCGGCAACCAGGACGAAATGGAAGCCGAATTCGGTGATGTACTTTTCTCCCTGGTCAACTATTCCCGCTTTATCAACATCGACGCGGAAAATGCACTGGAACGGACCAACAAAAAATTCCAGCGCCGTTTCCAGCAAATGGAAGCCCTCGCCCTCGAACAGGGCCGCCACCTCAATGACATGAATCTAACGGAAATGGATACACTCTGGAATAAAGTGAAAGCCATGGAAATTTAA
- the rpmF gene encoding 50S ribosomal protein L32 — translation MPNPKRRHSQQRSAKRRTHYKAVADTLSTDSATGEVHLRHRAHWVENKLYYKGKVVLEKQSSAK, via the coding sequence ATGCCAAATCCTAAACGCAGACATTCTCAGCAAAGATCAGCAAAGAGAAGAACGCATTATAAGGCGGTAGCGGATACATTAAGCACAGACAGCGCAACCGGAGAAGTGCACCTGAGACATCGTGCTCATTGGGTAGAAAACAAACTGTACTACAAAGGAAAAGTAGTATTGGAAAAACAGAGCAGCGCTAAATAA
- a CDS encoding HAMP domain-containing sensor histidine kinase, producing the protein MIDIKEIRLFFLRHGYLLIIAAWLFTFAFLFSNYWAYYSSPQGVKRSIEKSLQKREQSFDKLLQDTTMISSLFQRTYDEKTLDKLRERDYEVFAYDSSTQGSWLTFWSTSQVEPEDLHDVLKPGTQFLKLKNGYYEVITRQLKPSGNHQHFIVATIPVRMEYAIRNSFLISHFYNKSELGPEYSIHMDLPGLILPDHTILPVKSSNDQTLFFLDYNKNIRAQPPNNLSVLLRVLGCICVLIFFNLFATLLAKTTNPLYGFLFLFLVVFGLRVLSYAYPFPFNLRALNIFDPAIYAKDEIFYSLGDLLLNVLLTFWMIVFFREHVKTINLPVIRKRWLQSIVIIFASLLLYMVEQFLANLIQSLVIDSRISFDVTNPFSLTEYSLIGFIVLGFISFSFLFFSQIINYLLNELTNFQYRTKYIWLAAIGIIWLLWRMHNPELPFAVGMVIWLLLYIVLLDFLADRFESSMATVPFLFWLFLLTITTSGALVYFNDQKELSAREKLAADLSKQRDPYLEMLLNDIGKKIENDEYMQYFFMDKGHKQSKSRMEEVLLQNYFQGYLSRFDVSFYPFDENGQPIYSGDTTSLTSFHRRLYFEAESSPSDVNSNDLYYYEPSFNDYNYIGKKEFHNPLDHSGTGTLIYVVKPKTFSTERLYPELLVEGDMYDHNRESSGNYSYAIYDKGVLVSHYSDYPFPIRLYPGDVPSGELTVRDVDGHSEMIYRASPEKVVIVVKQSRTFVEFITLFAYMFCLFLLIIVVYKAFDLLIKARMRLSNVKALINISIRKKVHGTIIFVVVFSFVILGVTTTMFFIWRSEAQNREKLSKTMGEVATDVETIFLNQRDMDEIDNMYDPVFKEKLTTALGNIANERALDINVYDADGNLRLTTQPLMTEKGLISGKMEPLAYYEISRQQHIQFIQTEKIGTMPFLSGYMPLRNRSGDVMAYLNVPYFATQTERNQQISNFLVALINFNAFIFLIAGMVALLITNSITRSFSLVTEKLRHVNLGQRNDEIEWDKDDEIGALVKEYNKMVRKLEVSAARLAKSEREGAWREMARQVAHEIKNPLTPMKLSIQYLQRAIASDSPNVKDLSTNVARTLVEQIEHLSNIASDFSAFARIGESNNEVVLLNEVLSSLTSLYQTQEDCDIEYIEPGRPLYIFADKTQMNRLFTNLLLNAIQAIPEETTGHIVIRLQETVDRYVIVSVADNGGGISPEVQSRIFVPNFTTKSSGTGLGLAMCKNIAEQTRGEIWFETKLNEGTTFYVKLPLYQE; encoded by the coding sequence TTGATTGATATAAAAGAAATACGCCTTTTTTTCCTCCGGCATGGCTATCTCCTGATCATAGCGGCATGGCTGTTTACTTTCGCGTTTCTGTTCAGTAACTACTGGGCTTACTATTCTTCTCCGCAGGGTGTGAAAAGAAGTATCGAGAAAAGTCTGCAGAAAAGGGAGCAGTCATTCGATAAACTCCTGCAGGATACTACTATGATTAGCAGTCTTTTTCAGCGTACCTACGATGAAAAGACGCTGGACAAACTGAGAGAACGCGATTATGAAGTCTTCGCCTATGACTCCAGTACACAAGGCTCCTGGCTTACTTTCTGGAGTACCAGCCAGGTAGAGCCTGAAGATCTCCATGATGTACTCAAGCCTGGCACACAGTTCCTGAAACTGAAAAACGGTTACTACGAAGTCATCACCCGCCAGCTGAAACCTTCCGGCAATCACCAGCACTTTATCGTGGCGACCATCCCCGTGCGCATGGAATACGCCATCCGCAACAGTTTCCTCATCAGCCACTTTTACAACAAATCAGAGCTGGGGCCGGAATATTCTATCCATATGGATCTCCCTGGCCTCATCCTGCCCGACCATACCATCCTCCCGGTCAAAAGCAGTAATGATCAGACATTGTTTTTTCTTGACTACAATAAAAATATCCGTGCCCAGCCTCCCAATAACCTCAGCGTGCTGTTACGTGTACTGGGATGCATCTGTGTACTGATTTTTTTCAACCTCTTTGCTACGTTGCTGGCGAAAACCACCAACCCCTTGTATGGGTTTCTGTTCCTTTTCCTGGTGGTATTCGGATTGAGGGTGCTGAGCTATGCTTATCCTTTCCCGTTCAATCTGCGGGCACTGAATATCTTCGATCCGGCCATCTATGCAAAAGATGAGATCTTTTATTCGCTGGGTGACCTTTTACTCAACGTACTGCTCACTTTCTGGATGATCGTGTTTTTCAGGGAACACGTGAAAACCATCAATCTGCCGGTTATCCGCAAACGCTGGCTGCAAAGCATTGTCATCATTTTTGCCAGCCTCCTGTTGTATATGGTGGAACAGTTTCTGGCGAATCTTATCCAGAGCCTTGTGATAGACTCCAGGATATCTTTTGATGTCACCAATCCTTTCAGCCTCACAGAATACAGTCTGATCGGTTTTATCGTACTGGGTTTTATCTCCTTCAGCTTTTTATTCTTCTCCCAGATCATTAACTACCTGCTCAACGAGCTGACCAATTTCCAGTACCGGACCAAATACATCTGGCTGGCTGCCATCGGTATCATCTGGCTGCTGTGGCGTATGCACAACCCGGAACTGCCTTTTGCGGTAGGCATGGTCATCTGGCTGCTGTTGTATATTGTACTGCTCGATTTCCTGGCAGATCGCTTCGAAAGCAGCATGGCCACCGTGCCTTTCCTCTTCTGGCTGTTCCTGCTCACTATCACCACCTCCGGTGCACTGGTATATTTTAATGACCAGAAAGAGCTGTCTGCCCGTGAAAAACTGGCGGCTGACTTGTCCAAGCAGCGGGACCCCTACCTGGAAATGCTGCTCAACGATATAGGCAAAAAAATTGAAAACGATGAATACATGCAGTATTTCTTCATGGACAAAGGACATAAGCAGTCCAAGTCCAGAATGGAGGAAGTATTGTTGCAAAATTATTTCCAGGGTTACCTGAGCCGCTTTGATGTGTCGTTTTATCCTTTTGATGAAAACGGACAACCCATCTATTCCGGCGATACCACCAGCCTTACTTCGTTCCACCGCCGCTTGTACTTCGAAGCGGAATCCTCGCCTTCTGATGTCAATAGCAATGACCTTTATTATTACGAGCCCAGCTTCAATGATTACAACTATATCGGCAAAAAGGAATTCCACAATCCGCTGGATCATTCCGGCACCGGGACGCTGATATATGTGGTGAAGCCTAAAACCTTCAGCACCGAAAGGTTATACCCCGAGCTGCTGGTGGAAGGCGATATGTACGACCATAACCGGGAATCTTCGGGAAACTACTCCTACGCTATCTACGACAAGGGTGTGCTGGTAAGTCATTACAGCGATTACCCGTTCCCTATCCGCCTGTACCCTGGGGATGTGCCTTCCGGAGAACTGACCGTCAGGGATGTAGACGGGCATTCCGAAATGATTTACAGGGCTTCTCCCGAAAAGGTGGTGATCGTGGTAAAACAGAGCCGCACCTTTGTAGAGTTCATCACGCTGTTTGCGTATATGTTCTGTCTCTTTCTGCTGATCATTGTGGTATACAAGGCTTTCGACCTGCTGATCAAAGCAAGGATGCGGCTCAGCAACGTCAAGGCACTGATCAATATCAGTATCCGCAAAAAAGTACATGGCACGATCATCTTTGTGGTGGTGTTTTCATTTGTGATACTGGGTGTTACAACTACCATGTTCTTTATCTGGCGCTCAGAGGCACAGAACAGGGAGAAACTGAGTAAAACGATGGGAGAGGTGGCTACTGATGTGGAAACGATTTTCCTCAATCAGCGGGATATGGACGAGATAGATAACATGTATGATCCGGTGTTTAAGGAGAAGCTGACCACCGCCCTGGGTAATATCGCCAATGAGCGGGCACTCGATATCAACGTATATGATGCTGATGGTAACCTGCGGCTCACTACCCAGCCGCTGATGACGGAGAAAGGGCTGATCTCCGGTAAAATGGAACCACTGGCTTATTACGAGATATCCCGGCAGCAGCATATCCAGTTTATTCAAACGGAAAAGATAGGCACCATGCCTTTCCTGTCTGGTTATATGCCGCTCCGCAACCGTTCCGGCGATGTGATGGCCTACCTCAACGTACCTTATTTTGCCACACAGACTGAACGTAACCAGCAGATTTCCAACTTCCTCGTGGCATTGATCAATTTCAACGCATTTATCTTCCTCATCGCAGGCATGGTCGCGTTGCTGATCACCAATTCCATTACCCGGTCTTTCTCTCTGGTAACGGAAAAGCTGCGGCACGTGAACCTCGGACAGCGTAATGATGAGATAGAATGGGATAAGGATGATGAGATTGGTGCACTGGTAAAAGAATATAACAAGATGGTGCGTAAACTGGAAGTGAGTGCGGCCAGACTGGCTAAGAGCGAACGTGAAGGGGCCTGGAGGGAGATGGCGCGGCAGGTGGCCCACGAAATCAAAAATCCGCTGACGCCTATGAAGCTCAGTATCCAGTACCTGCAGCGGGCCATCGCCAGTGATTCGCCCAATGTGAAAGACCTGTCTACCAATGTGGCCCGTACGCTGGTAGAGCAGATTGAGCACCTGTCCAATATCGCGTCAGACTTTTCTGCCTTTGCCCGCATTGGAGAATCCAACAATGAAGTGGTGTTGCTCAATGAAGTGTTGTCTTCGCTCACCAGTCTGTATCAGACCCAGGAAGACTGTGATATCGAATATATAGAGCCGGGACGCCCGTTGTATATATTTGCAGACAAAACCCAGATGAACCGGCTGTTTACCAACCTGTTGCTCAATGCTATCCAGGCTATTCCGGAAGAAACCACCGGGCATATAGTGATACGTCTGCAGGAAACAGTCGACCGCTATGTAATTGTCAGTGTGGCTGATAACGGAGGAGGGATCTCACCGGAAGTACAGTCCAGGATCTTTGTGCCCAATTTTACCACTAAATCCTCTGGTACCGGGCTGGGGCTGGCGATGTGTAAAAACATTGCTGAACAGACAAGAGGGGAGATCTGGTTTGAAACCAAGCTTAATGAAGGCACTACTTTTTATGTAAAACTGCCCCTTTATCAGGAGTAG
- a CDS encoding DUF177 domain-containing protein: MKPLREFDIAFVGLKPGVHSFHYEIGESFFEHYEGERDFSNCKATVNLTLDKKSNFFLLKFEIGGTVTVTCDRCGEPFELQLWDDFNQIVKLVDNPEELASEDADPDVAYISKTESHLHVAEWIYEFILLSIPMQRIHPNAADGKSGCDPKVIEMLERMNQQAKEKDNPIWKGLDKFKDN; this comes from the coding sequence ATGAAACCACTCCGCGAATTTGATATAGCCTTTGTTGGATTAAAACCAGGGGTGCATTCATTTCACTATGAGATCGGAGAAAGTTTCTTTGAGCATTATGAAGGGGAGAGAGATTTCAGCAATTGTAAGGCGACAGTAAATCTGACGCTTGACAAGAAGAGTAACTTCTTTTTGCTGAAGTTTGAGATTGGCGGCACGGTAACAGTCACCTGCGACCGTTGCGGAGAGCCCTTTGAGCTGCAGTTATGGGATGATTTTAACCAGATTGTGAAACTGGTGGACAATCCTGAAGAGCTTGCCAGCGAAGATGCTGACCCGGATGTAGCCTATATTTCCAAGACAGAGAGCCACCTTCATGTGGCGGAATGGATTTATGAGTTCATCCTGCTGAGCATTCCGATGCAACGCATACATCCCAATGCTGCCGATGGCAAAAGCGGATGTGATCCCAAAGTGATTGAAATGCTGGAACGTATGAACCAGCAGGCTAAAGAAAAAGATAACCCAATCTGGAAAGGGTTGGATAAATTTAAGGACAATTAA
- the plsX gene encoding phosphate acyltransferase PlsX, translating into MRIGLDMMGGDFAPAEAVKGVKLYLDAVASDAHLVLIGDESQLAPLLADAQLDQSKYSVVHSSQVIGMDEHPTRALKEKPHSSISIGFHLLKNEKIDAFISAGNTGAMMVGTFYSIKAIDGVQRPTISTLVPRENGSQGLLLDVGINADCKPENLVQFAILGSLYSKHILKIDNPKVGLLNIGEEEGKGNLLAQATYPLLKENKLINFVGNIEGRDLFSGKADVMVCEGFTGNIVLKLAESFYDISVRRNIQDDYLKQFDSESYGGTPVLGVSKPVIIGHGISKGLAFQNMILLAQQMIESKLLEEIKESFHSNS; encoded by the coding sequence ATGAGAATCGGGCTTGATATGATGGGTGGCGACTTCGCCCCCGCAGAAGCAGTAAAAGGAGTAAAATTATATTTAGACGCCGTTGCATCTGATGCGCATCTGGTACTAATAGGGGACGAGTCACAACTGGCCCCTTTACTAGCGGATGCACAGTTGGACCAATCAAAATATTCAGTTGTTCATTCATCCCAAGTAATTGGGATGGATGAACACCCTACCAGGGCACTGAAAGAGAAGCCACACTCATCCATCTCTATCGGCTTTCATTTACTGAAAAATGAGAAAATAGATGCTTTTATCAGCGCAGGTAACACCGGCGCCATGATGGTAGGCACCTTTTATTCTATTAAAGCCATAGACGGTGTGCAACGTCCTACTATTTCTACTCTGGTCCCCCGTGAAAACGGTTCACAAGGATTACTACTGGACGTAGGTATCAATGCCGACTGCAAACCTGAAAACCTGGTACAATTTGCCATCCTCGGCTCCCTCTATTCCAAGCACATACTGAAGATTGATAATCCGAAAGTAGGCCTGCTGAATATCGGTGAAGAAGAAGGCAAAGGTAACCTCCTTGCCCAGGCAACTTACCCGCTGTTAAAAGAAAACAAACTCATCAACTTCGTTGGCAACATCGAAGGAAGAGATCTCTTCTCTGGAAAAGCGGATGTAATGGTATGTGAAGGCTTCACCGGCAACATCGTACTGAAACTGGCCGAATCATTCTATGATATTTCCGTTAGACGCAATATCCAGGATGACTATCTGAAACAGTTTGACTCAGAATCATACGGCGGAACTCCCGTACTGGGCGTATCCAAACCGGTGATCATTGGTCACGGTATCTCCAAGGGCCTCGCCTTTCAAAACATGATCCTGCTGGCACAACAAATGATTGAAAGCAAATTGCTGGAAGAAATCAAAGAAAGCTTCCACAGCAATAGCTAA